A part of Bubalus bubalis isolate 160015118507 breed Murrah chromosome 6, NDDB_SH_1, whole genome shotgun sequence genomic DNA contains:
- the RLF gene encoding zinc finger protein Rlf isoform X2: protein MRIKHLLKSNCIPQATALSKLCAESKEISNVSSFQQAYITCLCSILPNEDAIKEIAKVDCKEILDIICNLESEGQDNTAFVLCTTYLTQQLQTASVYCSWELTLFWSKLQRRIDASVDTFLERCRQFGVIAKTQQHLFCLIRVIQTEAQDAGLGVSILLCVRALQLRTSEDEEMKASVCKTIACLLPEDLEVRRACQLTEFLIEPSLDGFNMLEELYSQPDQKFDEENAPVPNSLRCELLLALKAHWPFDPEFWDWKTLKRHCHQLLGQEASDSDDDLSGYEMSINDTDVLESFLSDYEEGKEDKQYRRRDVTDQHKEKRDKKPIGSSERYQRWLQYKFFCLLCKRECIEARILHHSKMHMEDGIYTCPVCIKKFKRKEIFVPHVMEHVKMPPSRRDRSRKKLLLKGSQKGICPKSPSAALEQGQSLNEQAKGESHEYVTFSKLEDCHLQDRDLYPCPGTDCSRVFKQFKYLSVHLKAEHQNNDENAKHYLDMKNRREKCTYCRRHFMSAFHLREHEQVHCGPQPYMCVSIDCYARFGSVNELLNHKQKHDDLRYKCELNGCNIVFSDLGQLYHHEAQHFRDASYTCNFVGCKKFYYSKIEYQNHLSMHNVESSNGDVKKTVKLEPAAGEKQDCIDQPHLLDQTEKSRLPEDLLFCAGSASSQIETTENLKENSDSNSSDQLSHSSSASMNEELIDTLDHSETMQDILLSHEKVFVPSSLKEKCSNVAVCFDGTKFTCGFDGCGSTYKNARGMQKHLRKVHPYHFKPKKVKTKDLFPCLGNEHNPTTEKFDAEPKPSSDTNSDSPDEGLDHNIHTKCKREHQGYSSEASICASKRPCTEDTMLELLLRLKHLSLKNSITHGSFSGSLQGYPSSGAKSLQAVSATISDLNFQNQDENMPSQYLAQLAAKPFFCELQGCKYEFVTREALLMHYLKKHNYSKEKVLQLTMFQHRYSPFQCHICQRSFTRKTHLRIHYKNKHQIGSDRVTQKLLDNEKCDHEGPCSVDRLKVDCPSELGGDPSGNSEKPHCHSKKDECSSETDLESSCEETESKISDLSSPVGSHREEGEGREGRGSRRTVAKGNLCYILNKYHKPFHCIHKTCNSSFTNLKGLIRHYRTVHQYNKEQLCLEKDKARTKRELVKCKKIFACKYKECNKRFLCSKALAKHCSDSHNLDHIEEPKVLSEAESVARFSCNQPQCPAVFYTFSKLKHHLMEQHNIEGEIHSDYEIHCDLNGCGQIFTHRSNYSQHVYYRHKDYYDDLFRSQKVANERLLRSEKVCQTAHPQGHEHQTTRKSFNAKAKKCGLIKDKKAPISFKTRAEALHMCVEHSEHTQYPCMVQGCLSVVKLESSIVRHYKRTHQMSSAYLEQQMENLVMCVKYGTKIKEEPTSEAEPYIKKEEDGSCESELIQHSHPPGDTSMPVQAADPLHPGERDGGQKGCTESNPVFDADSLLYRGTLKCNHSSETTSLEQCNIVQPPPCKIENSIPNPDGTESGTYFTSFQLPLPRIKDSETGQQSSGQENTVKNSTHVPKENFRKHPQPRSFDLKTYKPMGFESSFLKFIQESEEKEDDFDDWEPSEHLTLSNSSQPCNDITGSVMANNMVNDNDPEVDIPHSSSDSAIHENLTAIPPLIVAETTTVPSLENLRVVLDKALTDCGELALKQLHYLRPVVVLERSKFSTPILDLFPTKKTDELCVGSS, encoded by the coding sequence GCACAAGATGCTGGTCTTGGGGTGTCGATTTTACTGTGTGTCAGAGCTCTTCAACTCAGAACAAGTGAGGATGAAGAAATGAAGGCATCAGTTTGCAAAACAATTGCTTGTCTTTTGCCAGAAGATTTAGAAGTTAGACGAGCTTGTCAACTTACAGAATTTTTAATTGAACCCAGTTTGGATGGATTTAACATGTTGGAAGAACTGTATTCCCAACCAGATCAAAAATTTGATGAAGAAAATGCACCAGTTCCAAATTCTCTCCGATGTGAGCTTTTACTAGCTTTAAAAGCCCACTGGCCTTTTGATCCTGAATTTTGGGACTGGAAAACTTTAAAACGACACTGCCACCAACTTCTAGGACAAGAAGCCTCAGATTCTGATGATGATCTAAGTGGCTATGAAATGTCTATTAACGACACAGATGTTTTAGAGTCATTTCTCAGTGACTATGAGGAAGGTAAAGAAGATAAACAATATAGAAGAAGAGATGTGACAGATCAACATAAggagaaaagagacaagaaaCCCATTGGTTCTTCTGAAAGATACCAGAGGTGGCTTCAGTataaatttttctgtttgttatgTAAGCGAGAATGTATAGAGGCCAGGATTCTTCATCATTCTAAGATGCATATGGAAGATGGAATTTACACCTGTCCGGTTTGTATTAAAAAattcaagagaaaagaaatatttgttccTCATGTGATGGAACATGTTAAAATGCCACCAAGCAGAAGGGACCGCTCTAGAAAGAAATTACTCTTGAAAGGCTCTCAAAAGGGAATCTGTCCCAAGAGCCCCTCTGCAGCCCTGGAGCAAGGTCAGTCACTGAATGAACAAGCCAAAGGAGAGTCACATGAATATGTCACATTCAGCAAATTAGAAGATTGCCACCTGCAAGACAGAGATTTGTACCCATGTCCTGGCACAGACTGTTCCCGTGTGTTTAAGCAGTTCAAATACTTAAGTGTACATCTTAAAGCTGAACAccaaaataatgatgaaaatgcCAAGCACTACTTAGATATGAAAAATAGAAGAGAGAAGTGTACTTATTGTCGACGACATTTCATGTCTGCTTTTCACCTGCGAGAGCATGAACAAGTGCATTGTGGTCCTCAGCcttatatgtgtgtatctatagATTGCTATGCTAGGTTTGGATCAGTGAATGAACTGCTTAACCATAAACAAAAACATGATGATCTGCGTTATAAATGTGAATTAAATGGCTGTAATATTGTTTTCAGTGACTTGGGACAGCTTTACCACCATGAAGCACAACACTTTAGGGATGCATCTTACACGTGCAACTTCGTTGGCTGCAAAAAGTTCTATTATTCCAAAATTGAATATCAGAATCACCTCTCAATGCATAATGTTGAAAGTTCAAATGGAGATGTGAAGAAAACAGTGAAACTTGAGCCGGCAGCAGGTGAAAAGCAGGATTGTATTGATCAGCCCCATCTGCTTGACCAAACTGAAAAGTCACGTTTACCAGAGGATCTTCTCTTCTGTGCAGGATCAGCTAGTTCTCAGATAGAAACtacagaaaatctgaaagaaaacagTGACAGTAATTCTAGTGATCAGTTAAGTCATAGCTCTTCAGCTTCCATGAATGAAGAGTTAATTGACACACTGGATCACTCTGAAACCATGCAGGATATATTACTATCTCATGAAAAAGTTTTTGTACCCTCCAGTTTAAAGGAGAAATGTTCCAATGTAGCAGTTTGTTTTGATGGGACTAAGTTTACCTGTGGTTTTGATGGCTGTGGTTCCACGTACAAAAACGCAAGAGGCATGCAGAAGCACCTACGGAAGGTTCATCCATACCATTTCAAACCCAAAAAGGTAAAGACAAAGGATCTCTTTCCCTGTTTGGGTAATGAACACAATCCAACGACTGAAAAGTTTGATGCAGAACCTAAACCCAGCTCAGATACAAACAGTGACTCCCCGGATGAAGGTCTGGATCACAATATCCATACTAAATGTAAACGAGAACATCAAGGCTATTCCTCAGAAGCCTCCATCTGTGCCTCTAAAAGGCCCTGTACAGAGGATACCATGTTGGAACTTCTGTTACGCTTGAAACATTTAAGCTTGAAAAACTCAATAACCCATGGATCTTTCTCAGGGTCATTGCAGGGGTACCCATCCAGTGGTGCTAAATCTCTTCAAGCAGTTTCAGCTACAATCTCAGATCTTAATTTTCAGAATCAAGATGAAAATATGCCAAGTCAGTACCTGGCGCAGTTGGCAGCCAAGCCTTTTTTTTGTGAGCTTCAAGGATGCAAATACGAATTTGTGACTAGAGAGGCTTTGTTAATGCATTATCTTAAAAAGCAtaattattcaaaagaaaaagtcCTTCAGTTAACCATGTTTCAACATCGGTATTCCCCGTTCCAGTGTCATATTTGCCAAAGGTCATTTACGCGAAAAACACACCTTAGgattcattataaaaataaacatcaaattgGCAGCGACAGAGTAACTCAAAAACTATTAGATAATGAAAAATGTGATCATGAAGGCCCATGCTCAGTAGACAGGTTGAAAGTTGATTGTCCTTCAGAACTTGGAGGTGATCCCAGTGGTAACTCTGAGAAGCCACACTGTCATTCTAAAAAGGATGAGTGCAGTTCGGAAACAGATTTGGAGTCATCCTGTGAAGAAACGGAAAGTAAAATATCTGATCTCTCATCACCAGTAGGCAGCCatagagaagaaggagaaggaagagagggcagAGGTAGCAGGAGAACTGTTGCTAAAGGAAATCTCTGCTACATTTTGAATAAATACCACAAACCATTCCATTGTATTCATAAAACTTGCAACTCCTCCTTCACCAATCTCAAAGGCTTGATTCGCCATTACAGGACTGTACATCAATACAACAAAGAGCAGTTATGTTTAGAGAAAGACAAAGCGAGAACCAAAAGGGAACTTGTCAAATGTAAAAAGATATTTGCCTGCAAATATAAGGAATGTAACAAACGCTTCCTGTGTTCCAAAGCTCTTGCGAAGCACTGTAGTGACTCTCATAACCTAGACCACATTGAAGAGCCGAAAGTGCTTTCTGAAGCTGAGTCAGTGGCCAGATTTTCCTGTAACCAGCCTCAGTGCCCTGCTGTTTTTTATACATTCAGCAAGTTGAAGCACCACTTGATGGAACAGCATAACATCGAAGGAGAAATACATTCAGACTATGAAATTCATTGTGATCTTAATGGCTGTGGCCAGATTTTCACCCATCGCAGCAATTATTCTCAACATGTATATTACCGACATAAGGACTATTATGATGATCTGTTTAGAAGCCAGAAAGTAGCAAATGAAAGGCTACTACGGAGTGAAAAGGTGTGTCAAACAGCTCACCCTCAGGGGCACGAACATCAGACGACCAGGAAATCGTTTAATGCCAAGGCTAAAAAGTGTGGCTTAATCAAAGACAAGAAAGCTCCGATTAGTTTTAAAACGAGAGCTGAAGCCCTCCATATGTGCGTGGAGCATTCTGAGCACACACAGTACCCCTGCATGGTTCAAGGATGCTTGTCTGTGGTGAAGTTGGAGAGCAGCATAGTGAGGCATTACAAACGCACCCATCAGATGAGTAGTGCCTACCTAGAGCAACAGATGGAAAACCTTGTCATGTGTGTTAAGTACGGTACCAAAATTAAGGAGGAGCCCACTTCTGAAGCAGAGCCctatataaagaaagaagaagatgGAAGCTGTGAATCAGAGCTCATACAGCATAGCCATCCCCCAGGAGACACTAGCATGCCTGTGCAGGCCGCTGACCCCCTTCATCCAGGCGAAAGGGATGGAGGCCAGAAAGGATGTACAGAGAGCAACCCAGTTTTTGATGCAGATTCTCTGCTCTACAGAGGAACTCTGAAATGTAACCATAGTTCAGAAACCACTTCTTTGGAACAATGTAATATAGTTCAGCCTCCTCCTTGTAAAATAGAAAATTCCATACCTAATCCTGATGGGACTGAAAGTGGGACTTATTTCACAAGTTTCCAGCTGCCTTTACCAAGGATCAAAGACTCAGAAACCGGGCAGCAAAGTTCAGGGCAAGAAAACACTGTAAAAAATTCAACCCATGTTCCAAAAGAGAATTTCAGGAAGCATCCACAGCCCAGGTCATTTGATTTGAAGACTTATAAACCAATGGGATTtgaatcttcatttctgaaatttattcaggaaagtgaagagaaagaagatgaTTTTGATGATTGGGAGCCTTCAGAGCACTTAACATTAAGTAATTCTTCACAACCGTGTAATGACATAACAGGGAGTGTTATGGCAAACAATATGGTGAATGACAATGACCCTGAAGTTGACATACCTCATTCTTCCAGTGACTCTGCAATTCATGAGAACCTGACTGCAATCCCACCTTTAATAGTAGCTGAGACGACGACAGTTCCCTCCTTGGAAAACCTGAGGGTCGTATTGGACAAAGCATTAACAGACTGTGGAGAACTTGCCTTAAAACAGCTTCATTATCTTCGGCCAGTGGTTGTCCTTGAAAGATCTAAGTTTTCCACACCAATTTTAGACTTGTTTC